A window of the Pseudomonas sp. B21_DOA genome harbors these coding sequences:
- a CDS encoding hydrolase has translation MSVPYKRLNKDDAVVLLVDHQTGLISLVQDFSPNEFKNNVLALGDIAKFFKLPTILTTSFDAGPNGPIVPELLEQFPDAPFIQRPGQINAWDNEDFVKAIKATGRKQLIIAGVVTDVCVAFPTLSAIAEGFEVFVVTDSSGTFNTTVQQAAWARMSAAGAHLMNWFAVACELQGDWRNDMEGLAHLLSERLPNYRNLINSYTKFTAK, from the coding sequence ATGAGCGTTCCTTACAAGCGTCTGAACAAAGATGATGCCGTCGTCCTGCTGGTCGACCACCAGACCGGTCTGATCTCGCTGGTGCAGGATTTCTCGCCGAACGAGTTCAAGAACAACGTGCTGGCACTGGGCGACATCGCCAAGTTCTTCAAGCTGCCGACCATTCTGACCACCAGCTTCGACGCAGGTCCCAACGGCCCGATTGTGCCTGAGCTGCTCGAGCAATTCCCTGACGCGCCGTTCATTCAGCGTCCAGGCCAGATCAACGCCTGGGACAACGAAGACTTCGTCAAAGCGATCAAGGCCACCGGCCGCAAGCAACTGATCATCGCCGGTGTAGTGACCGACGTTTGCGTAGCTTTCCCGACCCTGTCGGCGATTGCTGAAGGCTTCGAAGTGTTCGTCGTGACTGACTCGTCGGGTACCTTCAACACCACCGTGCAACAAGCGGCGTGGGCGCGTATGTCCGCCGCCGGTGCACACCTGATGAACTGGTTCGCTGTGGCCTGCGAGCTGCAAGGCGACTGGCGCAACGACATGGAAGGGCTGGCGCATCTGCTGTCCGAGCGTCTGCCTAACTATCGCAACCTGATCAACAGCTACACCAAGTTCACCGCCAAGTAA
- a CDS encoding LysR family transcriptional regulator, producing the protein MNRNDLRRVDMNLLVIFEALMFEKNLTRVAEKLFMGQPAVSAALGRLRDLFDDPLLLRNGRGMEPTARALAILKELQPAMDVISGAVSRAKEFEPASSCDVFRIGLSDDAEFGLFPPLLRQLQQEAPGIVVVVRRANYLLMPALLASGEISVGVSYTTDLPANAKRKKLRDIPCKVLRGDDRPGPLTLDEYCERPHAMVSFSGDLSGNIDLDLAKIGRCRRVVLGVPQFSGLRALLAGTEMIATVPDYAACALVEGCALRAEDPPFPIDAAQLSMAWSGVHDNDPAEKWLRSRISQFMAAPLDIPAL; encoded by the coding sequence ATGAACCGTAACGATCTGCGCCGCGTCGACATGAACCTGCTGGTGATTTTCGAAGCGCTGATGTTCGAAAAGAACCTGACCCGCGTTGCCGAAAAACTGTTCATGGGCCAGCCGGCGGTCAGTGCTGCGCTGGGGCGCTTGCGTGATCTGTTCGACGATCCGTTGTTGCTGCGCAATGGTCGCGGCATGGAGCCGACGGCGCGGGCGCTGGCGATCCTCAAGGAGCTGCAACCGGCCATGGATGTGATTTCCGGTGCGGTCAGCCGCGCCAAGGAATTCGAACCGGCGAGCAGTTGCGACGTGTTTCGCATCGGTCTGTCGGACGACGCCGAGTTCGGTCTGTTTCCGCCGCTGTTGCGCCAGCTTCAGCAGGAGGCGCCGGGGATTGTCGTGGTAGTGCGCCGCGCCAATTATCTATTGATGCCGGCGCTGTTGGCCTCTGGAGAAATCTCCGTGGGTGTCAGCTACACCACAGATCTGCCGGCCAACGCCAAGCGCAAGAAGCTGCGTGATATTCCCTGCAAAGTCCTGCGCGGCGATGATCGTCCGGGGCCGCTGACCCTCGATGAATATTGCGAGCGTCCGCACGCGATGGTGTCGTTCTCCGGTGACCTGAGTGGCAATATCGACCTCGATCTGGCGAAGATCGGCCGCTGCCGCCGGGTAGTTCTCGGTGTCCCGCAGTTCAGCGGCTTGCGTGCCTTGCTCGCCGGTACCGAGATGATCGCCACCGTGCCGGATTATGCCGCCTGTGCCTTAGTCGAAGGCTGCGCCTTGCGTGCCGAAGACCCGCCATTTCCGATCGATGCCGCGCAGTTGTCGATGGCGTGGAGCGGGGTGCACGACAACGACCCGGCGGAGAAGTGGCTACGCTCGCGCATCAGTCAGTTCATGGCGGCGCCGCTGGATATTCCAGCGCTTTAA
- a CDS encoding DoxX family protein has product MIATRDEQARDIGLLFLRVSGGLFLLWVHGLPKLLDFTAQLQLIEDPFHLGAHLTLSLAIFAEVLCPLLIVAGVLARLACLPILFVLLVALLVVHPQWSVAEGQFGWLLLILFTTVLIAGPGRLAVPVRLPGVLRYA; this is encoded by the coding sequence ATGATTGCTACGAGGGATGAACAGGCGCGCGACATCGGGTTGCTGTTCCTGCGGGTCAGCGGTGGGTTGTTTCTGTTGTGGGTGCATGGCTTGCCCAAGTTGCTCGACTTCACGGCGCAACTGCAACTGATCGAAGACCCGTTCCACCTCGGCGCCCACCTGACTCTGAGCCTGGCGATCTTCGCCGAAGTTCTCTGCCCGCTACTGATCGTCGCCGGTGTGCTGGCGCGATTGGCCTGCTTGCCTATTCTCTTTGTGCTGCTGGTGGCGTTGCTGGTCGTGCATCCGCAATGGAGTGTGGCCGAAGGGCAGTTCGGCTGGTTGCTGTTGATTCTTTTCACCACTGTCTTGATCGCCGGGCCGGGACGGCTGGCGGTTCCTGTTCGTTTGCCCGGAGTGCTGCGTTATGCCTGA
- a CDS encoding mechanosensitive ion channel family protein, giving the protein MSLFYAHLLSWSAVLLLLDAALWHFSPFTHRAPRVGVRLALFLAFSALVINAGVSPLQAPLFADDRVAQLGATALGILWWLYAARVLTEVIGLALMRRIGHSGRLLQDVIGALVFLVAIVAAAGYVLELPVKGLLATSGVVAIVVGLALQSTLADVFSGIVLNTTKPYQVDDLVMIDGVEGKVFDIDWRATHLLTSAGTMAVVPNSVAAKAKIVNLSRPSNMHGVSISIQVPNHIRPRRVLDALDRTLQGSSSLLLSPAPKAVLKEAGETMSEYVASGFIAELGKKSEVRNQLFDLAHRHLEAAGISRHPDGVIEPSSRARALLDEVKIFRSLSSEERDRLAESMVAQQYTAGQVVLDLDEVPDSLFVIATGVVSATVPDGSGQTEAGRMGPSEVMGEQSILADTPSQATFTALTSSIIYRLDKQLTRECMDKRSEVGRALNKLQAVRQQNSRLALMAKPVAVKKGGFLGWLQKR; this is encoded by the coding sequence ATGAGTCTTTTCTACGCCCACCTGCTGTCCTGGAGCGCTGTGCTGTTGCTGCTCGACGCCGCACTCTGGCATTTCTCGCCCTTCACCCATCGCGCACCGCGAGTCGGCGTACGTCTGGCGTTGTTTCTGGCGTTCAGCGCGCTGGTGATCAACGCCGGTGTCAGCCCGTTGCAGGCGCCGCTGTTCGCCGATGATCGCGTGGCACAACTGGGGGCGACGGCGCTGGGGATTCTCTGGTGGCTGTACGCAGCAAGAGTGCTGACCGAAGTGATCGGCCTGGCGCTGATGCGCCGCATCGGTCACAGCGGTCGCCTGTTGCAGGATGTCATCGGCGCGCTGGTGTTTCTGGTCGCGATTGTCGCGGCGGCCGGTTACGTGCTTGAGCTGCCGGTCAAAGGCCTGCTGGCCACCTCCGGGGTGGTCGCTATCGTGGTCGGTCTGGCGCTGCAAAGCACTCTCGCCGACGTGTTTTCCGGCATCGTCCTCAACACCACCAAGCCGTATCAGGTGGACGATCTGGTGATGATCGACGGCGTCGAAGGCAAGGTGTTCGATATCGACTGGCGCGCCACGCACCTGCTGACCAGCGCCGGCACCATGGCCGTGGTGCCGAACTCGGTGGCGGCCAAGGCGAAGATCGTCAACCTCAGCCGGCCGAGCAACATGCACGGCGTATCGATCAGCATCCAGGTGCCTAATCACATTCGTCCGCGGCGGGTACTCGATGCCCTTGATCGCACCTTGCAGGGCAGCAGCTCGTTGTTGCTCAGCCCGGCGCCGAAAGCCGTGCTCAAAGAGGCTGGCGAAACCATGTCGGAGTACGTTGCCAGCGGGTTCATCGCCGAGCTGGGCAAGAAGAGCGAAGTGCGCAATCAACTGTTCGACCTCGCCCATCGCCATCTCGAAGCGGCGGGCATTTCCCGGCATCCCGACGGCGTGATCGAACCGTCGAGCCGTGCTCGTGCATTGCTGGATGAAGTGAAAATTTTCCGCTCGCTGAGCAGTGAGGAACGTGATCGCCTCGCTGAGTCGATGGTCGCGCAGCAGTACACGGCGGGTCAGGTGGTGCTGGATCTGGACGAGGTGCCGGACAGTCTGTTCGTGATTGCCACGGGCGTGGTCAGCGCGACGGTGCCGGACGGCAGCGGACAGACCGAGGCCGGACGCATGGGGCCGAGCGAAGTCATGGGTGAGCAGAGCATTCTTGCCGATACGCCGTCGCAGGCGACGTTCACGGCGTTGACGTCGAGCATCATCTATCGTCTCGACAAGCAGTTGACCCGTGAGTGCATGGACAAGCGCAGCGAAGTCGGCCGGGCCTTGAACAAGTTGCAGGCGGTGCGTCAGCAGAACAGTCGCCTCGCGTTGATGGCCAAACCGGTGGCGGTGAAAAAAGGTGGTTTTTTGGGTTGGTTGCAAAAACGCTAA
- a CDS encoding amidohydrolase, producing the protein MSADLILFNGQFHTVDREKPLASAVAIKDGRFVAVGNDAEAMALKGSATQVVDMKGRCVIPGLNDSHLHLIRGGLNYNLELRWEGVPSLADALRMLKDQADRTPTPQWVRVVGGWNEFQFAEKRMPTLEEINQAAPDTPVFILHLYDRALLNRAALRVAGYTRDTPNPPGGEIVRDSNGNPTGMLVARPNAMILYSTLAKGPKLPLEYQVNSTRQFMRELNRLGLTSAIDAGGGFQNYPDDYQVIEQLAKDDQLTVRIAYNLFTQKPKEELTDFQNWTGSVKLHQGDDFLRHNGAGEMLVFSAADFEDFLEPRPDLPQTMEQELEPVVRHLVEQRWPFRLHATYNESISRMLDVFEKVNRDIPFNGLPWFFDHAETITPQNIERVKALGGGIAIQDRMAFQGEYFVDRYGKQAAEATPPIKRMLAEGVPVGAGTDATRVSSYNPWTSLYWMVSGRTVGGLALYEEGLPRSTALELFTHGSAWFSSEQGKKGQIRVGQLADLAALSADFFSVEEEAIKWIESVMTVVGGKIVYAAGDFEDLGPRSIPVLPDWSPVVKVPGHWRPNSPLQAQVHQCSGPCAVHTHSHEKARMSNAPVSDFAGFWGAFGCSCFAF; encoded by the coding sequence ATGAGCGCCGATCTGATTTTATTCAATGGCCAATTTCATACCGTAGACCGGGAAAAACCACTGGCCAGCGCCGTGGCGATCAAGGACGGCCGCTTCGTCGCCGTTGGCAACGACGCCGAGGCCATGGCCCTCAAAGGCAGCGCCACGCAAGTGGTCGACATGAAGGGCCGTTGCGTCATTCCTGGTCTCAATGACTCGCACTTGCACCTGATTCGCGGCGGTTTGAACTACAACCTCGAACTGCGCTGGGAAGGCGTGCCGTCGCTCGCCGACGCGCTGCGCATGCTCAAGGATCAGGCCGATCGCACGCCAACCCCGCAATGGGTGCGCGTGGTCGGTGGCTGGAACGAATTCCAGTTCGCCGAAAAGCGCATGCCGACCCTGGAAGAAATCAACCAGGCCGCGCCGGACACCCCGGTGTTCATCCTGCACCTGTATGACCGCGCCTTGCTCAACCGCGCCGCTCTGCGTGTGGCCGGCTACACCCGCGACACGCCGAACCCACCAGGTGGCGAGATCGTGCGCGACAGCAATGGCAACCCGACCGGCATGCTGGTCGCTCGGCCGAACGCGATGATTCTCTACTCGACTCTGGCCAAGGGGCCGAAGCTGCCGCTGGAATATCAGGTCAACTCTACTCGTCAGTTCATGCGCGAACTCAATCGCCTCGGCCTGACCAGTGCGATCGACGCCGGCGGTGGTTTCCAGAATTATCCGGACGATTACCAAGTGATCGAACAATTGGCCAAAGACGACCAGTTGACCGTGCGCATCGCCTACAACCTGTTCACCCAGAAGCCGAAAGAAGAGCTGACCGATTTCCAGAACTGGACCGGCAGCGTCAAGTTGCATCAGGGCGATGACTTCCTGCGCCACAACGGCGCCGGCGAAATGCTGGTGTTCTCCGCCGCCGACTTCGAAGACTTCCTCGAACCGCGTCCGGACCTGCCGCAGACCATGGAACAGGAACTGGAGCCGGTGGTGCGCCACCTGGTCGAGCAGCGCTGGCCGTTCCGTCTGCACGCCACGTACAACGAATCAATCAGCCGCATGCTCGACGTGTTCGAGAAGGTCAACCGCGACATTCCATTCAACGGTCTGCCGTGGTTCTTCGACCACGCTGAAACCATCACCCCGCAAAACATCGAACGTGTGAAAGCGCTGGGCGGCGGCATTGCGATTCAGGATCGCATGGCGTTCCAGGGCGAATACTTCGTCGATCGCTACGGCAAACAAGCCGCCGAAGCCACGCCACCGATCAAGCGCATGCTCGCCGAAGGTGTGCCGGTTGGTGCAGGCACCGACGCCACGCGCGTGTCCAGTTACAACCCGTGGACCTCGCTGTACTGGATGGTCAGCGGCCGCACCGTTGGCGGTCTGGCCCTGTACGAAGAAGGTCTGCCACGCAGCACCGCGCTGGAACTGTTCACCCACGGCAGCGCCTGGTTCTCCTCGGAGCAGGGCAAGAAGGGTCAGATTCGCGTTGGTCAACTGGCAGACCTCGCGGCACTGAGCGCGGACTTCTTCAGCGTTGAAGAAGAAGCGATCAAGTGGATCGAGTCGGTGATGACCGTGGTCGGCGGCAAGATCGTCTACGCCGCCGGCGATTTCGAAGACCTCGGCCCGCGTTCGATTCCGGTGCTGCCGGACTGGTCGCCCGTGGTCAAGGTGCCGGGCCACTGGCGCCCGAACTCGCCGTTGCAGGCGCAGGTTCACCAGTGCAGCGGGCCTTGCGCCGTGCACACCCACAGCCATGAAAAAGCGCGTATGTCGAATGCGCCGGTCAGCGATTTCGCCGGTTTCTGGGGCGCGTTCGGCTGTTCCTGCTTCGCGTTCTGA
- a CDS encoding AraC family transcriptional regulator codes for MAYLQQTVALAPACEPRKNATGGLSPQRERQIKQLILDRLGESLEVAELARACSLSRSHFSRAFKCSTGLSPQDWIRAQRLARAKLLIQHTDLSLTQISLECGFCDQAHFCHMFTRSEGINPFAWRCRVMGKPKNTAAQPVF; via the coding sequence ATGGCTTATCTACAGCAAACCGTCGCCCTCGCCCCTGCCTGCGAACCGCGGAAAAACGCGACTGGCGGACTCAGTCCGCAGCGCGAACGTCAGATCAAACAGTTGATCCTCGATCGCCTGGGCGAAAGTCTCGAAGTGGCTGAACTCGCCCGTGCCTGTTCACTGTCACGCAGTCATTTCTCCCGCGCGTTCAAGTGCAGCACCGGCCTGTCCCCACAGGACTGGATTCGCGCCCAGCGTCTGGCCCGGGCCAAGTTGCTGATCCAGCACACTGACCTCAGTCTGACGCAAATCAGCCTGGAATGCGGCTTCTGCGATCAGGCGCACTTCTGCCACATGTTCACCCGCAGCGAGGGCATCAATCCCTTCGCCTGGCGCTGTCGGGTCATGGGCAAACCGAAAAACACCGCCGCGCAGCCTGTGTTTTGA
- a CDS encoding MBL fold metallo-hydrolase: MMKAATTVAVMLAMSGAMAQAPQVGTQAPGYFRLAVGDYEVTALFDGYNDLSPKLLQGMSQSQIRALLARRSIETPGVQTAFNAFLVNTGKQLILVDTGAGQCIGATAGQLSANMQAAGYKPEQVDTILLTHLHLDHVCGLVDAEKKPLFANATVYAAKAEADYWLDPAALAKAPAGAKEFFKIAQDSTAAYVAAGRFKTFAPGQSPLPGLVEATLEAGHTPGSTTYRFTSQQQSIVFMGDLVHNLAVQFLHPEVSIGFDVDSQQAISSRQAVFRAAAASKTWVTAAHLPFPGIGHITAEGKHFQWVPVEYGPYKRAAKVPLIE; this comes from the coding sequence ATGATGAAAGCAGCAACGACCGTGGCGGTGATGCTGGCAATGTCCGGCGCGATGGCGCAGGCGCCGCAGGTGGGCACTCAGGCGCCGGGTTATTTCCGTTTGGCGGTGGGCGATTACGAAGTCACGGCATTGTTCGACGGCTACAACGATTTGTCGCCGAAGTTGTTGCAGGGCATGAGCCAGAGCCAGATTCGCGCGCTGCTCGCACGCCGTTCGATTGAAACCCCAGGGGTGCAGACCGCGTTCAATGCGTTCCTGGTCAACACCGGCAAACAGCTGATTCTGGTAGATACCGGCGCCGGGCAGTGCATCGGCGCCACCGCCGGGCAGCTTTCGGCCAACATGCAGGCCGCCGGCTACAAGCCTGAGCAGGTCGACACGATTCTCTTGACGCACCTGCACCTCGATCACGTCTGTGGTCTGGTCGATGCAGAGAAAAAACCGCTGTTTGCCAACGCCACCGTGTACGCGGCCAAGGCCGAGGCCGACTACTGGCTCGATCCGGCAGCGCTGGCCAAGGCTCCCGCCGGCGCCAAAGAGTTTTTCAAAATCGCCCAGGATTCCACCGCGGCCTACGTTGCCGCCGGTCGCTTCAAGACTTTCGCCCCCGGGCAGTCGCCGTTGCCAGGCCTGGTCGAAGCCACCCTCGAAGCCGGGCACACGCCGGGCAGCACTACGTACCGCTTCACCTCGCAGCAGCAGAGCATCGTGTTCATGGGCGATCTGGTGCACAACCTGGCGGTGCAGTTTCTGCACCCGGAAGTGTCGATCGGTTTCGACGTCGACAGTCAGCAAGCGATCAGCAGTCGGCAGGCAGTGTTCCGTGCTGCGGCCGCGAGCAAGACCTGGGTGACGGCCGCGCATTTGCCGTTCCCGGGCATCGGCCACATCACCGCCGAGGGCAAACATTTTCAGTGGGTACCGGTGGAGTACGGCCCTTACAAACGCGCGGCGAAAGTGCCGTTGATCGAGTAA
- a CDS encoding helix-turn-helix transcriptional regulator, with amino-acid sequence MSFPPNQAIAFGPYRIHPGQRLLLEGQQPLRLGRRAMDILLILLAHAGEVVSKQQLMAGVWPDSVVEDINLRVHMAALRKALGDGQNGQRYIVTVAQRGYSFVALTLLDSIEQKPAMPVARHNLPLRRTRMIGRQPVVDHLIAQLPRRRCITLVGPGGIGKTTVALRVAEQLIGQYRDGIRLVDLAPIADPALIGSHLATLLDLSASEGDAQVDLVAGLHERQMLLVIDNCEHLIDAVASLSEQILRGAPKVHILATSRESLRAEGEFVQRLESLECPSMSTPMDPAQALGFAALQLFVERATAARENFQLSHAELPQAIEICQRLDGIPLALELAAAQVSELGMDGLLKQLREGLPPLSAGHHSSAERHLTLRATMDWSFNLLNVCEQTCLRRLGIFRGSFSLASAAAVVIGQQIDPGAVFSAVTQLVAKSLLSVEVGDEDVFYRLLDTTRHYALEKLEQADELSATRQRHAERCLTLMQQAQADWDNTPTVLWMERYARGLEDLRAALDWSLNGPGPDELGVQLAAASAPLWQELSLLRDYSRYVRRALSLLEPSRAGSLSQPCPRLQIALKLALGSASYHTWGGTPQTIQAFVDACRLAEEHGDLAGQLRAISGHMAVNLSCGHYRMALAQSEQFDRIGVHGEPLLSLSTHRLRVLALHYAGDQPQARVHAEQVLQRMAHSGHLNRFTHGFGVQYDQSVASLTVLARVLWLQGLPEQAWRAARQALDIAVQINHGTSICYTLALASCLIAHYNGDRDNARALLQLLLEQSQKHSVLLFNNWGRQYAQVIDPDNAAPVSTQSSGLIREVMVTLDERFVDEAMVERARNGDAGWSTAEILRARAAALLKHLQTPLREQARSHKGSSSGANSGLCAESCGSEPARESARSDTAATQAEQTLQQALDIARNQGALAWELRSATDLAELWHRQSRHREALDLLTPIYQRFTEGYATPDLRKVRGLIDSLREKCPA; translated from the coding sequence TTGAGTTTTCCCCCGAATCAGGCCATTGCCTTTGGCCCCTATCGGATTCATCCCGGGCAACGACTGCTACTTGAAGGCCAACAGCCTTTGCGCCTGGGACGACGGGCGATGGACATCCTCCTGATTTTGCTGGCCCACGCCGGTGAAGTGGTGAGCAAGCAGCAACTGATGGCCGGGGTCTGGCCAGACAGTGTGGTTGAAGACATCAACCTGCGCGTACACATGGCGGCGCTGCGCAAGGCGCTGGGCGACGGACAGAACGGTCAGCGCTACATCGTCACCGTGGCGCAGCGCGGCTACAGTTTTGTCGCCCTCACCCTCCTCGACAGCATCGAACAAAAACCGGCGATGCCCGTCGCCAGACACAACCTGCCGCTGCGCCGCACGCGAATGATCGGCCGCCAGCCGGTGGTCGATCACTTGATTGCGCAACTGCCGCGCCGACGCTGCATCACCCTGGTCGGCCCTGGCGGCATTGGCAAGACCACCGTCGCCCTGCGCGTCGCCGAACAGCTGATTGGCCAGTATCGCGACGGCATCCGCCTGGTGGACTTGGCGCCCATCGCCGATCCCGCGCTGATCGGCTCGCACTTGGCGACGCTGCTCGACTTGTCCGCCTCCGAAGGCGATGCACAGGTGGATCTGGTCGCTGGCCTGCATGAAAGGCAAATGCTGTTGGTCATCGACAACTGCGAGCACCTGATCGATGCGGTCGCGTCGCTCAGCGAGCAAATTCTGCGCGGCGCGCCCAAGGTGCATATCCTCGCCACCAGCCGCGAGAGCCTGCGTGCTGAGGGCGAGTTTGTGCAGCGTCTGGAGTCACTCGAATGCCCGTCCATGTCGACGCCGATGGACCCGGCCCAGGCGCTGGGCTTTGCTGCGCTGCAATTGTTTGTCGAACGCGCCACGGCTGCCCGGGAAAACTTTCAACTGAGTCACGCCGAACTGCCGCAAGCGATCGAGATCTGCCAGCGCCTGGACGGCATTCCGTTGGCACTGGAACTGGCCGCCGCTCAGGTCAGCGAATTGGGCATGGACGGACTGCTCAAGCAGTTGCGCGAAGGCTTGCCGCCATTGTCGGCCGGACACCACAGCAGCGCCGAGCGACACCTGACCCTGCGCGCGACGATGGACTGGAGTTTCAACCTGCTCAATGTCTGCGAGCAAACCTGTCTGCGGCGATTGGGCATTTTCCGTGGCAGCTTCAGCCTCGCCTCGGCAGCAGCAGTAGTAATCGGCCAGCAGATCGATCCCGGCGCGGTGTTCAGCGCCGTCACACAACTGGTGGCCAAATCCCTGCTGAGCGTCGAAGTGGGCGACGAAGATGTCTTCTACCGTTTGCTCGACACCACGCGCCACTACGCACTGGAAAAACTCGAACAGGCCGACGAGCTCAGCGCAACCCGCCAACGCCACGCCGAGCGCTGCCTGACACTGATGCAGCAGGCGCAAGCGGATTGGGATAACACCCCCACCGTGCTGTGGATGGAGCGTTATGCCCGGGGTCTGGAGGATTTGCGCGCGGCGCTGGACTGGAGCCTCAACGGGCCGGGACCCGATGAGCTGGGCGTGCAACTGGCTGCCGCTTCGGCACCGTTGTGGCAGGAGCTGTCGTTGCTGCGCGATTACAGCCGCTATGTGCGCCGGGCACTGAGCCTGCTGGAGCCTTCGCGAGCAGGCTCGCTCTCACAGCCCTGCCCTCGCCTGCAAATCGCCTTGAAACTGGCGCTCGGCAGCGCGAGCTATCACACCTGGGGCGGCACGCCACAAACCATCCAGGCGTTCGTCGACGCCTGCCGATTAGCCGAAGAACATGGCGATCTGGCCGGACAACTGCGTGCGATATCGGGGCACATGGCGGTCAACCTGAGCTGCGGACACTACCGCATGGCACTGGCGCAAAGTGAGCAGTTCGACCGCATCGGCGTGCACGGCGAGCCGCTGCTATCACTGAGCACACATCGTTTGCGGGTGCTGGCCTTGCACTATGCCGGCGACCAACCGCAGGCTCGCGTGCATGCCGAGCAGGTATTGCAACGCATGGCCCACAGCGGCCATCTCAATCGCTTCACCCATGGTTTTGGCGTGCAGTACGACCAGAGTGTTGCTTCACTGACGGTACTGGCACGAGTGCTGTGGCTGCAGGGTCTGCCCGAGCAGGCTTGGCGCGCCGCACGGCAGGCGCTGGATATTGCCGTGCAGATCAACCACGGGACCTCGATCTGCTACACCCTGGCGCTGGCCAGTTGCCTGATCGCCCATTACAACGGTGACCGCGACAACGCCCGCGCCTTGCTGCAATTGTTGTTGGAACAATCACAGAAGCATTCGGTGCTGCTGTTCAATAACTGGGGGCGGCAGTATGCCCAAGTGATCGATCCAGACAATGCCGCGCCGGTATCGACGCAGAGCAGCGGTTTGATCCGGGAAGTGATGGTTACGCTGGATGAGCGCTTTGTCGATGAGGCAATGGTCGAGCGAGCACGCAATGGGGACGCGGGTTGGAGTACGGCGGAAATATTGCGGGCACGGGCGGCGGCATTGTTGAAGCATTTACAAACGCCGCTTCGCGAGCAGGCTCGCTCCCACAAGGGGTCGTCGTCGGGCGCAAATTCCGGGTTGTGCGCTGAATCCTGCGGGAGCGAGCCTGCTCGCGAATCGGCCCGCTCGGACACCGCTGCAACCCAAGCCGAACAAACCCTGCAACAAGCTCTCGACATTGCCAGAAACCAGGGCGCGCTGGCCTGGGAACTGCGTAGCGCCACGGATCTCGCTGAACTGTGGCACCGCCAATCGCGCCACCGCGAAGCACTGGATCTGCTCACGCCGATCTACCAGCGCTTTACCGAAGGCTACGCCACCCCGGACTTGCGCAAGGTGCGCGGGCTAATCGACAGCCTGCGCGAGAAATGCCCGGCCTGA